In the Burkholderia glumae LMG 2196 = ATCC 33617 genome, one interval contains:
- the hpnI gene encoding bacteriohopanetetrol glucosamine biosynthesis glycosyltransferase HpnI, with protein MQGLRSWTRGQAGRAFSMSLAVGAAIVLSDAARHHPPVIVALGHALATAASLCAGFGIVYTLIAAVLTGRFFARAPALPTQYPPVTLMKPLHGDEWQLVEHLASFFDQDYPGPVQYLFGVHDANDAALRAVATLRERYPQAHVTVVADARLYGPNRKICNLVNMLEQAEHALLCFADSDVRVGRDYLRRVVGALEQPGVGLVTSAYRGISAPGRWPRAAAAATNYQFFPGVVTGLATRLARPCFGQTIAMRRATLEAIGGLAAFAHHLAEDHAIGEAVRGIGATVAVPPLLVDHACIESTFRALFAHELRWSRTIRAADPLGHLGSALMHPLPFALLALLASGGALGAGWLVAAALAARFALKWRVDRAFGQPFADLALLPLNDLLQFGIFVASFAMSDVVWRGRRLRVDPSGRLVPRLDE; from the coding sequence ATGCAGGGGCTGCGCTCGTGGACGCGCGGCCAGGCCGGCCGCGCCTTCTCCATGTCGCTCGCCGTCGGCGCCGCGATCGTGCTGAGCGACGCGGCGCGCCACCACCCGCCCGTGATCGTCGCGCTCGGCCATGCGCTCGCGACGGCCGCGAGCCTCTGCGCCGGGTTCGGCATCGTCTACACGCTGATCGCGGCCGTCCTGACCGGGCGCTTTTTCGCGCGCGCGCCGGCGCTGCCCACCCAGTACCCGCCCGTCACGCTGATGAAGCCGCTGCACGGCGACGAGTGGCAGCTCGTCGAGCACCTGGCCAGCTTCTTCGATCAGGACTATCCGGGCCCGGTGCAATACCTGTTCGGCGTCCACGACGCCAACGACGCCGCGCTGCGCGCCGTCGCGACGCTGCGCGAGCGTTATCCGCAGGCACACGTCACGGTGGTGGCCGACGCGCGGCTGTACGGCCCGAACCGCAAGATCTGCAATCTCGTCAACATGCTGGAGCAGGCCGAGCACGCGCTGCTCTGCTTCGCCGACAGCGACGTGCGCGTGGGCCGCGATTATCTGCGGCGCGTCGTCGGCGCGCTGGAGCAACCCGGCGTCGGGCTCGTGACGAGCGCCTATCGCGGCATCAGCGCGCCCGGCCGGTGGCCGCGCGCGGCGGCGGCGGCCACCAACTACCAGTTCTTCCCCGGCGTGGTCACCGGTCTCGCAACCCGGCTCGCGCGGCCCTGCTTCGGTCAGACCATCGCGATGCGACGCGCCACGCTCGAGGCGATCGGCGGGCTCGCCGCGTTCGCGCACCACCTCGCCGAGGACCACGCGATCGGCGAGGCCGTGCGCGGCATCGGCGCGACGGTGGCGGTTCCGCCGCTGCTCGTCGATCACGCCTGCATCGAATCGACCTTCCGTGCCCTGTTCGCGCACGAGCTGCGCTGGAGCCGGACCATCCGCGCGGCCGACCCGCTGGGCCATCTCGGCTCGGCGCTGATGCATCCGCTGCCGTTCGCGCTGCTCGCCTTGCTCGCCTCCGGCGGCGCGCTCGGCGCCGGGTGGCTGGTGGCCGCGGCGCTCGCCGCGCGCTTCGCGCTGAAGTGGCGCGTCGATCGCGCGTTCGGCCAGCCGTTCGCCGATCTGGCGCTGCTGCCGCTCAACGACTTGCTGCAGTTCGGCATCTTCGTGGCGAGCTTCGCGATGTCCGACGTGGTGTGGCGCGGCCGCCGGCTGCGCGTCGACCCGTCGGGCCGGCTGGTGCCCCGCCTCGACGAATGA
- a CDS encoding flippase-like domain-containing protein, whose amino-acid sequence MKSLGSAAAALGLAIAVWLVWRDHPAAILALLREAGGGLLLAAAAHLLPMLANAADWRLLIRRAPRPGFGAMLRLVLIRESVNGLLPVARIGGEIVAYRLLRRLRVKHATAIASLVVDMQLTLVSQLVFALLAVGWLLEHSTSDTSRLVGRLAASIALAAPVLLLFALVQHARPFERATQLLNRVTSGQFVAQLGASAGVDRCMMLLWRNTGVVARYLLIWQTLQFLGFSLEIWLALLALGAHPSVADALVIEALIQLLSSVAFLVPGSLGVQEGGFVLIGGLLGLDPPVCLALAGARRLRDLLFYLPGLAVWQLAEHRPARVSGRPPGP is encoded by the coding sequence ATGAAATCGCTCGGCTCCGCGGCGGCCGCGCTCGGCCTCGCCATCGCGGTCTGGCTGGTCTGGCGCGACCATCCCGCCGCGATCCTCGCGCTGCTGCGCGAGGCCGGCGGCGGCCTGCTGCTGGCCGCCGCCGCGCACCTCCTGCCGATGCTCGCGAACGCGGCCGACTGGCGCCTGCTGATCCGGCGCGCGCCGCGCCCCGGCTTCGGCGCGATGCTCAGGCTGGTGCTGATCCGCGAGTCGGTGAACGGCCTGCTGCCGGTGGCGCGGATCGGCGGCGAGATCGTCGCGTACCGCCTGTTGCGGCGGCTGCGCGTGAAGCACGCCACGGCGATCGCAAGCCTGGTGGTGGACATGCAGCTCACGCTCGTCAGCCAGTTGGTGTTCGCGCTGCTCGCCGTCGGCTGGCTGCTCGAACACTCGACCTCCGACACGAGCCGCCTGGTCGGGCGCCTGGCGGCGAGCATCGCGCTGGCGGCGCCGGTGCTGCTGCTGTTCGCGCTGGTGCAGCACGCGCGGCCGTTCGAGCGCGCCACGCAGTTGCTCAACCGCGTCACGAGCGGCCAGTTCGTCGCCCAGCTCGGCGCCTCGGCGGGCGTGGACCGCTGCATGATGCTGCTGTGGCGCAACACCGGCGTGGTGGCGCGCTACCTGCTGATCTGGCAGACGCTGCAGTTCCTCGGCTTCTCGCTCGAGATCTGGCTCGCGCTGCTCGCGCTCGGCGCGCATCCGAGCGTCGCCGACGCGCTGGTGATCGAGGCGCTGATCCAGCTGCTCAGCAGCGTCGCGTTCCTGGTGCCGGGCAGCCTCGGCGTGCAGGAAGGCGGCTTCGTGCTGATCGGCGGCCTGCTCGGCCTCGATCCGCCCGTGTGCCTCGCGCTGGCCGGCGCGCGGCGGCTGCGCGACCTGCTGTTCTACCTGCCCGGGCTCGCCGTCTGGCAGCTGGCCGAGCATCGCCCCGCGCGCGTGAGCGGTCGCCCGCCCGGCCCGTGA
- a CDS encoding AraC family transcriptional regulator, whose translation MKTMRDDDDDPRGELAEPDLELVAVPRDESYKVWSHGYPYRTVRWHFHPEYEIHLITATTGKYFVGDHIGDFSPGNLVMTGPNLPHNWVSHVPREERVDERCLVLQFGAEFVARVIAAFPEFRRVEALLDAARWGLLFAPQTGAAAAPILREMLGAQGMRRIVLFVSLVDLLVQSQPPRKLASAGYCADPARYAATRINHVLAHIGKNLSQELRETELAALSGQSPSAFSRYFRRHTGVPFVQYVNRLRIHLACQLLMSDELSITDICYQVGFNNLSNFNRQFLQLKGMSPSRWRACQRLNAASAGATATATAAAASAAAAFG comes from the coding sequence ATGAAGACCATGCGTGATGACGATGACGACCCGCGCGGCGAACTGGCCGAGCCCGATCTCGAACTGGTGGCGGTGCCGCGCGACGAGTCGTACAAGGTCTGGTCGCACGGCTATCCATACCGCACCGTGCGCTGGCACTTCCATCCCGAATACGAGATCCATCTGATCACGGCGACTACCGGCAAGTATTTCGTCGGCGACCATATCGGCGATTTCTCGCCCGGCAACCTCGTGATGACCGGCCCGAACCTGCCGCACAACTGGGTCAGCCACGTGCCGCGCGAGGAGCGCGTGGACGAGCGCTGCCTGGTGCTGCAGTTCGGCGCCGAGTTCGTGGCGCGCGTGATCGCCGCGTTCCCGGAGTTCCGCCGCGTCGAGGCGCTGCTCGACGCGGCGCGCTGGGGCCTGCTGTTTGCGCCGCAGACGGGCGCGGCCGCCGCGCCGATCCTGCGCGAGATGCTGGGCGCGCAGGGCATGCGCCGCATCGTGCTGTTCGTCTCGCTGGTCGACCTGCTGGTGCAGAGCCAGCCGCCGCGCAAGCTTGCGAGCGCCGGCTACTGCGCCGACCCGGCCCGCTACGCGGCCACGCGCATCAATCACGTGCTCGCGCACATCGGCAAGAACCTCTCCCAGGAGCTGCGCGAGACGGAACTGGCGGCGCTCTCGGGGCAGAGCCCGAGCGCGTTCTCGCGCTACTTCCGACGTCATACCGGCGTGCCGTTCGTGCAGTACGTCAACCGGCTGCGCATCCATCTCGCGTGCCAGTTGCTGATGTCGGACGAGCTCAGCATCACCGACATCTGCTACCAGGTCGGCTTCAACAATCTTTCGAATTTCAACCGGCAGTTCCTGCAGCTGAAGGGCATGTCGCCGTCGCGCTGGCGCGCCTGCCAGCGCCTGAACGCGGCGAGCGCGGGCGCGACGGCGACGGCGACGGCGGCGGCCGCGAGCGCGGCGGCGGCGTTCGGCTAG
- a CDS encoding sugar ABC transporter substrate-binding protein produces MNRSTLTLARTAALGLALLGGTAAFAAPAGTVAFLMPDQASTRYEQHDFPGFKAQMHKLCPDCKVLYQNANADASQQQQQFNSVIAQGAKVIVIDPVDSTAAASLVHLARAQGVKVIAYDRPIPSTPADYYVSFDNEAIGKAIAQSLVQHLKALNVPTTRGGVLEVNGSPTDAAAGLIRNGIHAGLQGSGYATLAEFDTPEWAPPKAQQWVSGQITRFGAKIVGVVAANDGTAGGAIAAFNAAGVKPLPPVTGNDATLAALQLIIAGDQYNTILKPSEIVAAAAAQVAVGFLSGQTPKGETTLYQTPTRLFQPALITAQNLKAEVVDKGFASAKALCTGRYAQGCRQLGITN; encoded by the coding sequence ATGAACCGATCCACCCTCACCCTCGCGCGCACCGCCGCGCTCGGTCTTGCGCTGCTCGGCGGCACGGCGGCCTTCGCGGCGCCGGCCGGCACGGTCGCGTTCCTGATGCCCGACCAGGCCTCGACGCGCTACGAGCAGCACGACTTCCCCGGCTTCAAGGCGCAGATGCACAAGCTCTGCCCCGACTGCAAGGTGCTGTACCAGAACGCGAACGCCGACGCCTCGCAACAGCAGCAGCAGTTCAACTCGGTGATCGCGCAAGGCGCCAAGGTGATCGTGATCGATCCGGTCGATTCGACCGCCGCCGCCTCGCTCGTGCACCTGGCACGGGCGCAGGGCGTCAAGGTGATCGCCTACGACCGCCCGATCCCGTCCACGCCGGCCGACTACTACGTGTCGTTCGACAACGAGGCGATCGGCAAGGCGATCGCGCAGTCGCTGGTGCAGCACCTGAAGGCGCTGAACGTGCCGACGACCAGGGGCGGCGTGCTGGAAGTCAACGGCTCGCCCACCGACGCGGCGGCCGGCCTGATCCGCAACGGCATCCACGCGGGCCTGCAGGGCAGCGGCTACGCCACGCTCGCCGAATTCGACACGCCCGAATGGGCGCCGCCGAAGGCCCAGCAATGGGTGAGCGGACAGATCACGCGCTTCGGCGCGAAGATCGTCGGCGTGGTGGCCGCCAACGACGGCACCGCGGGCGGCGCGATCGCGGCGTTCAACGCGGCCGGCGTGAAGCCGCTGCCGCCCGTGACCGGCAACGACGCGACGCTCGCCGCGCTGCAGCTGATCATCGCCGGGGACCAGTACAACACCATCCTCAAGCCAAGCGAGATCGTCGCGGCGGCCGCGGCACAGGTGGCCGTCGGCTTCCTGTCGGGGCAGACGCCCAAGGGCGAGACGACGCTCTACCAGACGCCGACGCGGCTGTTCCAGCCGGCTCTCATCACGGCGCAGAACCTGAAGGCCGAAGTGGTCGACAAGGGCTTCGCGAGCGCCAAGGCGCTCTGCACCGGCCGCTACGCGCAGGGCTGCAGGCAGCTCGGCATCACGAACTGA
- a CDS encoding ATP-binding cassette domain-containing protein — MTEHPLAPRARPDRPVLSLRGVSKQFGAVSALTDIELDVHAGEVVALVGDNGAGKSTLVKILAGVHQPSAGTITFDGRPVTLSDPGTALDLGIATVFQDLALCENLDVVANIFLGRELGPLRLDEVSMEVRAWTLLNELSARIPSVRDVVASLSGGQRQTVAIARSLLLDPKLIMLDEPTAALGVAQTAEVLNLIERVRDRGHAVIMISHNMEDVRAVADRIVVLRLGRNNGVFYPDSSNAALVAAITGATENAVSRRAGRREASQGA; from the coding sequence ATGACGGAGCACCCCCTCGCGCCCCGCGCCCGGCCGGATCGGCCGGTGCTGAGCCTGCGCGGCGTTTCCAAGCAGTTCGGCGCGGTGTCGGCGCTGACCGACATCGAGCTCGACGTGCATGCCGGTGAAGTGGTCGCGCTGGTCGGCGACAACGGCGCCGGCAAGTCGACGCTCGTGAAGATCCTGGCCGGCGTGCATCAGCCCAGCGCCGGCACCATCACGTTCGACGGCCGCCCGGTCACGCTGTCCGATCCCGGTACGGCGCTCGATCTGGGCATCGCCACGGTGTTCCAGGACCTCGCGCTCTGCGAGAACCTCGACGTGGTCGCCAACATCTTCCTGGGCCGCGAACTGGGGCCGCTGCGCCTCGACGAAGTGAGCATGGAGGTGCGCGCCTGGACGCTGCTCAACGAGCTCTCGGCGCGCATTCCGAGCGTGCGCGACGTGGTGGCGTCGCTGTCGGGCGGCCAGCGCCAGACGGTGGCGATCGCGCGCTCGCTGCTGCTCGATCCGAAGCTGATCATGCTCGACGAACCCACCGCCGCGCTCGGCGTCGCGCAGACGGCCGAGGTGCTGAACCTGATCGAGCGGGTGCGCGACCGCGGTCACGCCGTGATCATGATCAGCCACAACATGGAGGACGTGCGCGCCGTGGCCGACCGGATCGTGGTGCTGCGGCTGGGCCGCAACAACGGCGTGTTCTATCCCGATTCGTCGAACGCCGCGCTGGTCGCGGCCATCACCGGCGCGACCGAGAACGCGGTGTCGCGCCGCGCCGGCCGGCGCGAAGCCAGCCAGGGCGCCTAA
- a CDS encoding sugar ABC transporter permease: protein MRNDTSPTPPSRPLLDRADARVKHAGSLGESLAAFAARVRAGDLGSLPVAAGLVIIWTVFTGLNPVFVSADNLVNLLFDCSTVGVISLGIVCVLMVGQIDLSVGSISGFASALVGTLWVDQGWPVALAILAAIAAGAVFGALYALLFNRLGMPSFVTTLAGLLAILGLQLYVLGPSGSINLPYGSTMVDLGQSLTLPAPVSHLLALLPGAALLLLGLRTQARRRAAQLSAPSAGALLARAAAVTVPLELAVAYLDRGRGVPLMFGLFVVLAAAMHYALTRTRWGRSMHAVGGNHEAARRAGIRVGAIYASAFMLCASLAALGGILSAARLASASQQAGTGDVNLNAIAAAVIGGTSLFGGRGSAWSAVLGIVVIQSIASGLTLLNLSSSLRFMITGAVLAIAVIVDSLARRSRVSHGRA, encoded by the coding sequence ATGCGCAACGACACCTCCCCCACGCCGCCGTCCCGGCCGCTGCTCGATCGCGCCGACGCGCGCGTGAAGCACGCCGGCAGCCTCGGCGAGAGCCTCGCCGCGTTCGCCGCCCGCGTGCGCGCGGGCGATCTCGGCTCGCTGCCGGTGGCGGCCGGCCTCGTCATCATCTGGACCGTGTTCACCGGCCTGAACCCGGTGTTCGTGTCGGCCGACAACCTCGTGAACCTGCTGTTCGACTGCTCGACGGTGGGCGTGATCTCGCTCGGCATCGTCTGCGTGCTGATGGTCGGGCAGATCGATCTGTCGGTCGGCTCGATCAGCGGCTTCGCCTCGGCGCTGGTGGGCACGCTGTGGGTCGACCAGGGCTGGCCGGTGGCGCTCGCGATCCTCGCCGCGATCGCGGCGGGCGCGGTGTTCGGCGCGCTCTACGCGCTGCTGTTCAACCGGCTCGGCATGCCGAGCTTCGTCACCACGCTGGCCGGCCTGCTCGCGATCCTGGGCCTGCAGCTGTACGTGCTCGGGCCGAGCGGCTCGATCAACCTGCCCTACGGCTCGACGATGGTCGATCTCGGCCAGTCGCTGACCCTGCCTGCGCCGGTCTCGCACCTGCTCGCGCTGCTGCCCGGCGCGGCGCTGCTGCTGCTCGGCCTGCGCACGCAGGCGCGGCGCCGCGCGGCGCAGCTGTCCGCGCCGTCGGCCGGCGCGCTGCTCGCGCGCGCCGCGGCGGTCACCGTGCCGCTCGAACTGGCGGTCGCCTATCTCGACCGCGGGCGCGGCGTGCCGCTGATGTTCGGCCTGTTCGTGGTGCTGGCCGCGGCGATGCACTACGCGCTCACGCGCACCCGCTGGGGCCGCTCGATGCACGCGGTGGGCGGCAACCACGAGGCCGCGCGCCGCGCCGGCATCCGGGTGGGCGCGATCTACGCCAGCGCGTTCATGCTGTGCGCGAGCCTGGCCGCGCTCGGCGGGATCCTGAGCGCCGCGCGGCTCGCCTCGGCCAGCCAGCAGGCCGGCACCGGCGACGTCAACCTCAACGCGATCGCGGCGGCCGTGATCGGCGGCACCAGCCTGTTCGGCGGACGCGGCAGCGCGTGGTCGGCGGTGCTCGGCATCGTCGTGATCCAGTCGATCGCGAGCGGCCTCACGCTGCTGAACCTGTCCTCGTCGCTGCGCTTCATGATCACCGGCGCGGTGCTCGCGATCGCGGTGATCGTCGATTCGCTGGCGCGGCGCTCGCGCGTCTCGCACGGCCGTGCCTGA
- a CDS encoding SDR family oxidoreductase: MSESLNGKIAAITGAASGIGLACARALIGAGAKVVLIDRAQERLAACRDELGPNALPLAVDLLQPQQVCAMLPRILELAGGLDIFHANAGAYVGGEVANGNPDDWDRMLNLNVNAAFRSVHAVLPHLIAQRAGDIIFTSSIAGIVPVVWEPIYTASKFAVQAFVHTTRRQVMKHGVRVGAVAPGPVVTALLDDWPRAKMEEALAAGSLMQPEEVADAVLFMLSRPRNVTIRDLVILPTQVDL, translated from the coding sequence ATGTCCGAATCCCTGAACGGAAAGATCGCCGCGATCACCGGCGCCGCCTCCGGCATCGGCCTCGCCTGCGCGCGCGCGCTGATCGGCGCCGGCGCGAAGGTGGTGCTGATCGACCGCGCCCAAGAGCGGCTCGCCGCCTGCCGCGACGAACTCGGGCCGAACGCGCTGCCGCTCGCGGTGGACCTGCTGCAGCCGCAGCAGGTCTGCGCCATGCTGCCGCGCATCCTGGAACTCGCCGGCGGCCTCGACATCTTCCACGCCAACGCCGGCGCCTACGTGGGCGGCGAGGTCGCGAACGGCAATCCCGACGACTGGGACCGCATGCTGAACCTCAACGTCAACGCCGCGTTCCGCTCGGTGCATGCGGTGCTGCCGCACCTGATCGCGCAGCGAGCCGGCGATATCATCTTCACCAGCTCGATCGCGGGCATCGTGCCGGTGGTCTGGGAGCCGATCTACACGGCCTCGAAGTTCGCGGTGCAGGCCTTCGTCCACACCACGCGGCGCCAGGTGATGAAGCACGGCGTGCGGGTGGGCGCGGTGGCGCCGGGGCCGGTCGTCACGGCGCTGCTCGACGACTGGCCGCGTGCCAAGATGGAGGAGGCGCTCGCGGCCGGCAGCCTGATGCAGCCGGAGGAGGTGGCCGACGCGGTGCTGTTCATGCTGAGCCGGCCGCGCAACGTGACGATCCGCGATCTCGTGATCCTGCCCACCCAGGTCGATCTCTGA
- a CDS encoding FGGY-family carbohydrate kinase, which yields MTDHSPAAPHGAGRYLIGIDVGTGSARAGIFDAAGRMVASARHEISVFHESGAIVEQSSAEIWHAVCTSVRAALAQGAIAPEQVAGLGFDATCSLVVLGAGGRSLPVGPSEQHARDIIVWMDHRALAQAERINAGGHAVLGFVGGRISPEMETPKLLWLLEQRRAVFDAAWQFFDLTDFLTWRATGDLARSTCTVTCKWTYLAHERRWDEGYFRAIGLGVLADEGFERIGRRVVEPGTALGQGLTAQAAAELGLAPGTPVAAGLIDAHAGGLGTVGADGAPEACLGYVFGTSSCTMTTTREPVFVPGVWGPYFSAMVPDAWLNEGGQSVAGAAIERLLAMHPAAAQAHEAAARAGQSLPEWLSAQATEAAQADAAAGDAAEGLSAAARLAGGLHVVPEFLGNRAPFADPHARAVIAGLGMDGGLASLVALYVAGLASLGYGLRQIVEAQAAAGAPVARIVISGGAGRHDLVRQLLADATGLPVLATEAEEPVLLGAAMLGSVAGGLHGEVRAAMRAMSRVGRRYAPAGGAIAALHTARYRAFERLQQVAREIRGTA from the coding sequence ATGACGGACCACTCCCCCGCCGCGCCGCATGGCGCCGGCCGCTACCTGATCGGCATCGACGTGGGCACCGGCAGTGCACGCGCCGGCATCTTCGACGCGGCCGGCCGCATGGTGGCCTCGGCCAGGCACGAGATCAGCGTGTTCCATGAAAGCGGCGCGATCGTCGAGCAATCGAGCGCCGAGATCTGGCATGCCGTCTGCACCTCGGTGCGCGCGGCGCTCGCGCAGGGCGCGATCGCGCCCGAGCAGGTGGCCGGGCTCGGCTTCGACGCCACCTGCTCGCTGGTGGTGCTGGGCGCGGGCGGCCGCTCGCTGCCGGTCGGCCCCTCGGAACAGCACGCGCGCGACATCATCGTCTGGATGGATCATCGCGCGCTCGCGCAGGCCGAGCGCATCAACGCGGGCGGCCACGCGGTGCTCGGCTTCGTCGGCGGCCGGATCTCGCCCGAGATGGAAACGCCGAAGCTGCTGTGGCTGCTCGAGCAGCGCCGCGCCGTGTTCGACGCCGCCTGGCAGTTCTTCGACCTGACCGATTTCCTGACCTGGCGCGCCACCGGCGACCTGGCGCGCTCGACCTGCACGGTCACCTGCAAGTGGACCTACCTCGCGCACGAGCGGCGCTGGGACGAAGGCTATTTCCGCGCGATCGGGCTCGGCGTGCTGGCCGACGAGGGCTTCGAGCGGATCGGGCGGCGCGTGGTCGAGCCCGGCACGGCCCTCGGCCAGGGGCTCACCGCGCAGGCGGCGGCCGAACTGGGCCTCGCGCCCGGCACGCCGGTGGCCGCCGGCCTGATCGACGCGCACGCGGGCGGGCTCGGCACGGTGGGCGCGGACGGCGCGCCCGAGGCCTGCCTCGGCTACGTGTTCGGCACCTCGTCCTGCACCATGACCACCACGCGCGAGCCGGTGTTCGTGCCCGGCGTGTGGGGGCCGTACTTCTCGGCGATGGTGCCCGACGCATGGCTCAACGAGGGCGGCCAGTCGGTGGCCGGCGCCGCGATCGAGCGGCTGCTGGCGATGCACCCGGCCGCCGCGCAGGCGCATGAGGCCGCCGCGCGGGCCGGGCAGTCCTTGCCGGAATGGCTCTCGGCGCAGGCCACGGAGGCGGCGCAAGCGGACGCGGCGGCAGGGGACGCGGCTGAAGGGCTGTCCGCCGCCGCGAGGCTCGCCGGCGGCCTGCACGTGGTGCCCGAATTCCTCGGCAACCGCGCGCCGTTCGCCGACCCGCACGCGCGCGCCGTGATCGCCGGGCTCGGCATGGACGGCGGCCTGGCGAGCCTGGTCGCGCTCTACGTGGCCGGCCTCGCCAGCCTCGGCTACGGGCTGCGCCAGATCGTCGAGGCGCAGGCGGCGGCCGGCGCGCCGGTGGCGCGCATCGTGATCAGCGGCGGCGCGGGGCGGCATGACCTGGTGCGCCAGTTGCTCGCCGACGCGACCGGCCTGCCGGTGCTCGCGACCGAGGCCGAGGAGCCGGTGCTGCTCGGCGCCGCGATGCTAGGCAGCGTGGCCGGCGGCCTGCACGGCGAGGTGCGCGCGGCGATGCGCGCGATGTCGCGCGTCGGCCGCCGCTATGCGCCTGCCGGCGGCGCGATCGCGGCGCTCCATACGGCGCGCTACCGCGCGTTCGAACGGCTGCAGCAGGTCGCGCGCGAGATTCGCGGGACCGCCTAG
- a CDS encoding acyl-CoA dehydrogenase family protein, with translation MSELHPSAAAAADPDAPRSFGELIVALRASAAERDRRGGHAAREKQWMAAVGLQTLAVPRAFGGQEAEWPIVYQTIRALARVDSALAHLVGFQVLQVVSVEVWGSDAQRERHLRGTVEQGWWWGNAVNSLDTRLVARQEADGGYRLDGIKSFCSGTRGSARMIVSAHDPAAGKPVFAVVPTARGGITVHDDWDPIGQRQTDSGSVSFSAVRIEPGEVLHRSEAPPTPRATLRTLVSQLVLTNLFVGLAEGALAEAREYVATRGRPWIHSGVERAQDDPYTLQRFGEMRVQAAAAEALADRAARALQGAWDRGAALTAEARAEVSLAVSEAKVVAQRAALDSGEALFDACGARATAAPLALDRFWRNARTHTLHDPLDYRLRDLGRHALTGELPEASLYS, from the coding sequence ATGAGCGAACTCCATCCGTCGGCCGCCGCGGCCGCCGACCCCGACGCCCCGCGCAGCTTCGGTGAACTGATCGTCGCGCTGCGCGCGAGCGCGGCCGAGCGCGACCGGCGCGGCGGCCATGCCGCGCGCGAGAAGCAGTGGATGGCCGCCGTCGGCCTGCAGACGCTGGCGGTGCCGCGCGCGTTCGGCGGCCAGGAAGCCGAATGGCCGATCGTCTATCAGACGATTCGCGCACTCGCGCGCGTCGACAGCGCGCTCGCGCATCTGGTCGGCTTCCAGGTGCTGCAGGTCGTCAGCGTCGAGGTGTGGGGCAGCGACGCGCAGCGCGAGCGCCACCTGCGCGGCACGGTCGAGCAGGGCTGGTGGTGGGGCAACGCCGTCAATTCGCTCGATACGCGGCTGGTGGCGCGCCAGGAGGCCGACGGCGGCTACCGGCTCGACGGCATCAAGAGCTTCTGTTCGGGCACCCGCGGCTCGGCGCGCATGATCGTCTCGGCGCACGATCCGGCCGCCGGCAAGCCGGTGTTCGCGGTGGTGCCGACCGCGCGCGGCGGCATCACGGTCCACGACGACTGGGACCCGATCGGCCAGCGCCAGACCGACAGCGGCAGCGTGTCGTTCAGCGCCGTGCGGATCGAGCCGGGGGAAGTGCTGCATCGCTCGGAGGCGCCGCCCACGCCGCGCGCGACGCTGCGCACGCTGGTCTCGCAACTGGTGCTGACCAACCTGTTCGTCGGGCTGGCCGAGGGGGCGCTCGCCGAGGCGCGCGAGTACGTGGCTACGCGCGGGCGGCCCTGGATCCATTCGGGCGTCGAGCGGGCGCAGGACGATCCCTACACGCTGCAGCGCTTCGGCGAGATGCGGGTGCAGGCCGCAGCGGCCGAGGCGCTCGCCGATCGCGCCGCGCGCGCGCTGCAGGGCGCCTGGGATCGCGGCGCGGCGCTCACGGCCGAGGCCCGCGCCGAGGTTTCGCTGGCGGTGTCGGAGGCCAAGGTGGTGGCGCAGCGGGCCGCGCTGGACTCGGGCGAGGCGCTGTTCGATGCCTGCGGCGCGCGCGCGACGGCCGCGCCGCTCGCGCTCGACCGCTTCTGGCGCAACGCGCGCACGCACACGCTGCATGATCCGCTCGACTACCGGCTGCGCGACCTCGGCCGCCACGCGCTGACGGGCGAGCTGCCCGAGGCGTCGCTCTACAGCTGA